The nucleotide sequence TTCTTGCGCAATGATCGCACGCAGGCTGTGGATATCACCCAGGAAGAGGCCGAAGCGGCCCTTAATGCCAATCCAGAGGTTGCGGATCGCTTCTTTGCACTCTTCCCATTCCTGATGGAGAAAGCCGCCTAAATGGACTTCGCGACCCTCTTGCAGATGCTGGACGCAACACTGCGTCTGGCGACCCCGCTTCTTCTGGCTTGTCTGGCAGGCCTGTATTCCGAGCGGGCCGGTATCTTTGATATCGGGCTAGAGGGCAAGATGTTGGCAGCCGCCTTCCTTTCCGCAGCCGTCGCCGCCGTTTCCGGCAACGTTTGGCTCGGGCTTTTCGCGGGTATTGGCGCGTCGATGATGCTGTCAGCAGTGCATGGGCTGGCGTCAATCACTTTCCGGGGTAACCAGCTGATCTCGGGTGTGGCAATCAACTTTTTGGCGGCAGGTTTGACCGTTGTCATCGCGCAAAGCTGGTTCGCCCAAGGCGGGCGGACACCGCAATTGACAGGTGACGCCCGTTTCAACCCGATTGATCTGCCCTTCGCTGAGGCGCTGCAAAATGTGCCCATCCTTGGACCAATCTACTACGAACTCATTTCCGGGCACACGATCCTTGTCTATGTCGCCCTTTTGATGGTGCCCCTGACATGGTGGATCCTGTTCCGCACC is from Yoonia sp. GPGPB17 and encodes:
- a CDS encoding ABC transporter permease; protein product: MDFATLLQMLDATLRLATPLLLACLAGLYSERAGIFDIGLEGKMLAAAFLSAAVAAVSGNVWLGLFAGIGASMMLSAVHGLASITFRGNQLISGVAINFLAAGLTVVIAQSWFAQGGRTPQLTGDARFNPIDLPFAEALQNVPILGPIYYELISGHTILVYVALLMVPLTWWILFRTRFGLRLRAVGENPAAVDTAGVSVIWLRFAAVGICGILCGIAGAYLATALQAGFVKDMSAGRGFIALAALIFAKWRPWYALYACLLFGFLQAMSLRPDVIEGVVGFQVNGQFLDVLPYILTVVILAGFVGKAIPPRAGGEPYVKER